One genomic segment of Brassica napus cultivar Da-Ae chromosome A3, Da-Ae, whole genome shotgun sequence includes these proteins:
- the LOC106444624 gene encoding actin-depolymerizing factor-like yields MANAASGMAVEDNCKLKFLELKKRTYRFIIFRIDGQQVVVEKLGNPQETYDDFTNSLPADECRYAVFDLDFTTNENCQKSKIFFIAWSPDSSRVRMKMVYASSKDRFKRSLDGIQVELQATDPSEMSFDIVKSRAL; encoded by the exons ATG GCGAACGCGGCGTCGGGGATGGCAGTGGAGGACAACTGCAAGCTGAAGTTTTTGGAGCTAAAGAAAAGAACCTATCGGTTCATAATATTCAGGATAGATGGACAGCAAGTGGTGGTTGAAAAGTTAGGAAACCCGCAGGAGACTTATGATGATTTCACCAATTCCCTCCCTGCCGATGAGTGCCGCTATGCGGTTTTCGATTTAGATTTTACCACCAATGAAAACTGCCAGAAGAGCAAAATCTTCTTCATCGCCTG GTCACCGGATTCTTCTAGAGTGAGGATGAAGATGGTGTACGCGAGCTCTAAGGATAGGTTCAAGAGATCACTGGATGGCATTCAGGTTGAGTTGCAAGCCACTGATCCTAGCGAGATGAGCTTTGACATCGTCAAAAGCCGAGCTCTCTAA
- the LOC106442748 gene encoding uncharacterized protein LOC106442748, producing the protein MTEFRPISLCNVSYKIISKLLSKRLKRVLPELISETQSAFVARRLITDNILLAQENFHALRTNTRAREEFMAIKTDMSKAYDRVEWSFIRTLMLRLGFAEKLVDLIMFCVTSISYQVIINGEPRGKIIPTRGLRQGDPLSPFLFILCTEALISLLKGAEDEKRILGLRVARASPRISHLLFADDSLFFCKAEVRQCKEILDILDSYGKASGQQLNATKSSIFFGNKVDQNIKQNIKAVLGITTEGGMGKYLGLPEQICGSKMKVFSYVQDRLNGCVTSWSARLLSKGGKEVQIKSVAQAVPTYNMSCYLLPQGIVEKLKSAISNFWWSSSQNNRGLHWIAWDKICVPHDQGGLGFLDLHDFNIALLAKQLWRLIQFPNSLLARVLRGRYYNRSSPLEDRKVYSPSYGWRSIMAAKPLLKSGLRKTIGAGQNTCVWSEPWIPDIEARPPRPSNQITHRHPKLLVHSFIRRDTRDWDTNLLLEYFHSEDIPLILKLRPSNTWSMDGYAWNFTKSGVYSVKSGYQRLQKTKPCDDEAQIVQPSITGLQSHVWSIPAPGKMKHFMWQALTGCIATAERLAYRHLGTDRSCPRCGDPKETINHLLFECPPALQVWALSDYPSLPGYFPSTSVYQNMNFLFWKKRNVTPREPLIETFPWILWYIWKARNDKFFNGKDISPLDSLQLASLEADCWRKANLLEEGEEEEQHPTPSLVSTSSVDPQRPTCQIDASWIENSTVSGLRWFYKDQMGVERFGLQGCRKSLSALHAEMEGLIWSMSCLRELQYTVIHIETDCSDLVDMISNPTDWPAFASELVSFRLLRAGFLEFSISRIPRTRNSRADSLAKEARCSSVLFSHIDQTQSDRASLRNDSNPTTT; encoded by the coding sequence ATGACGGAGTTCAGACCTATTAGCCTCTGTAACGTTAGTTACAAGATCATATCGAAACTGCTATctaagagacttaagagagttCTTCCTGAGCTGATTTCGGAGACTCAATCTGCCTTTGTGGCACGACGTTTGATCACAGATAATATTTTACTTGCGCAAGAGAACTTCCACGCCCTCCGGACAAACACCAGAGCTAGAGAAGAATTTATGGCCATCAAGACGGACATGAGCAAAGCGTACGACAGGGTGGAATGGAGTTTTATCCGGACCTTAATGCTGCGTTTGGGGTTTGCAGAAAAGTTGGTTGATCTTATTATGTTTTGTGTTACATCGATCTCCTATCAAGTGATCATTAATGGAGAACCCAGGGGTAAAATTATACCCACGAGAGGTTTGAGGCAGGGAGACCCATTATCCCCGTTCCTTTTCATCTTGTGCACTGAAGCTCTGATCTCCCTTCTTAAAGGAGCGGAGGATGAGAAGCGCATCTTAGGACTACGTGTGGCTCGGGCCAGCCCCCGGATATCTCATCTTCTCTTTGCGGACGATAGCCTTTTTTTCTGCAAAGCAGAAGTGAGACAGTGCAAGGAAATTTTAGACATCTTGGACTCATATGGAAAAGCTTCGGGACAGCAACTAAATGCGACTAAATCTTCCATCTTTTTTGGAAATAAGGTCGATCAAAACATAAAGCAGAATATAAAGGCTGTTCTTGGGATTACTACTGAAGGTGGGATGGGCAAATACCTAGGACTCCCAGAGCAAATTTGTGGCTCTAAGATGAAAGTTTTCTCTTACGTACAAGACCGTCTTAATGGATGTGTTACCTCGTGGTCCGCTAGATTACTCTCGAAAGGCGGTAAAGAGGTTCAAATAAAATCTGTGGCGCAAGCTGTGCCGACATACAATATGTCGTGCTACTTGCTTCCACAAGGCATTGTGGAGAAACTAAAGAGTGCTATCTCAAACTTTTGGTGGAGCTCGAGCCAAAACAACCGAGGATTACACTGGATTGCATGGGACAAGATATGTGTTCCACATGATCAAGGTGGACTTGGTTTTTTGGACCTACACGACTTTAATATCGCCCTATTAGCAAAACAACTTTGGAGATTGATCCAGTTTCCAAACTCTCTGCTTGCTCGAGTCTTGAGAGGACGGTACTATAATCGATCAAGCCCCTTGGAAGATCGGAAGGTCTACTCACCCTCATATGGCTGGCGTAGCATTATGGCAGCAAAACCACTCCTCAAATCGGGCCTACGAAAGACTATTGGAGCAGGACAAAACACATGTGTTTGGTCTGAGCCTTGGATTCCGGACATTGAGGCTCGCCCGCCGAGACCATCCAATCAAATCACTCATAGACACCCAAAACTCCTTGTCCACTCCTTCATTAGGCGTGATACAAGGGATTGGGATACTAACCTGTTACTAGAATACTTTCATTCTGAGGATATCCCGTTAATACTCAAACTACGACCAAGTAATACGTGGTCTATGGATGGGTATGCGTGGAACTTTACAAAGTCGGGCGTTTACTCAGTAAAATCAGGATATCAACGTTTACAGAAGACTAAACCATGTGATGACGAAGCTCAGATTGTACAACCAAGTATCACTGGTTTACAGAGCCATGTGTGGAGTATCCCCGCTCCCGGGAAGATGAAACACTTTATGTGGCAAGCTTTGACAGGATGTATTGCTACAGCCGAAAGACTTGCATATAGACACTTGGGAACCGATAGGAGCTGTCCTAGGTGCGGTGACCCTAAGGAAACCATTAATCACCTCCTCTTTGAATGCCCCCCGGCTCTCCAGGTGTGGGCTTTATcggactatccgtcccttccgGGTTACTTCCCGAGTACCTCTGTTTATCAAAACATGAACTTCCTTTTTTGGAAGAAGAGAAACGTGACCCCTAGGGAACCACTTATTGAGACTTTTCCATGGATcttatggtacatttggaaggctcGCAATGATAAATTTTTCAATGGTAAGGATATCTCCCCATTGGATTCCCTCCAGCTAGCTTCCCTCGAAGCTGACTGTTGGAGGAAAGCAAATTTACTGGAGgagggagaagaagaggagcaaCATCCTACTCCGTCACTGGTTTCGACTTCTTCTGTGGACCCCCAACGTCCGACCTGCCAAATCGATGCATCATGGATCGAGAATAGCACGGTTAGTGGCTTACGGTGGTTCTACAAGGATCAAATGGGAGTTGAAAGATTTGGCCTACAAGGATGCAGGAAAAGCCTATCAGCTCTCCATGCAGAGATGGAAGGACTCATATGGTCGATGTCCTGCTTACGAGAGTTACAGTACACCGTGATTCATATCGAGACTGACTGTTCGGACCTGGTGGACATGATTTCGAACCCTACTGACTGGCCGGCTTTTGCCTCCGAGTTAGTTTCCTTTCGACTTTTACGAGCCGGTTTCTTGGAGTTCAGTATCAGCCGCATACCGAGGACAAGAAATTCTCGTGCAGATTCTCTCGCCAAGGAAGCAAGATGTAGCAGTGTTCTCTTTTCCCATATTGATCAGACTCAGTCGGACAGAGCGTCTCTTCGGAACGACTCAAACCCGACTACCACTTGA
- the LOC106440852 gene encoding probable prolyl 4-hydroxylase 12 isoform X2, with protein sequence MASLSQIFLILIVISSSPFCSGGSRKELRDKDNIGESYIQSSYVVGSKSVDPRRVLQLSWQPRVFLYRGFLSEEECDHLAKETSEVKSGDGDGDGKTQLSSSDHVLDVPDPIVAGIEERISAWTFLPRENSGPIKVRSYTMEKSDKKLDYFGEESSSVTHESLLATVILYVSNITQGGELLFPNSEVKLKRSWSDCSEPGNILRPVKGNAILFFTRHLNATLDQTSTHFRCPVLKGELLVATKLIYAKKQARKDEEESGECSDEDESCPRWAELGECKKNPVYMIGSPDYFGTCRKSCNAC encoded by the exons ATGGCTTCCCTTAGCCAAATCTTCCTTATTCTGATCGTTATCTCTTCTTCCCCTTTCTGCTCAGGCGGAAG TCGAAAGGAACTCCGAGATAAAGATAACATTGGTGAGAGTTACATACAGTCGAGTTATGTTGTTGGATCTAAGTCTGTGGACCCGAGACGTGTTCTTCAACTTTCATGGCAACCAAG GGTCTTCCTTTACCGTGGGTTCTTGTCAGAGGAAGAGTGTGATCATCTG GCGAAGGAAACTTCAGAGGTTAAATCAGgggatggtgatggtgatgggaAGACTCAACTTTCAAGTTCTGACCACGTCTTAGATGTGccg GACCCAATAGTTGCTGGGATTGAAGAAAGAATTTCTGCGTGGACTTTCCTCCCAAGAG AAAACAGCGGTCCCATCAAGGTAAGAAGTTACACTATGGAGAAGTCAGACAAGAAGTTGGATTATTTTGGAGAAGAATCTAGCTCTGTGACGCATGAGTCTTTGTTGGCAACTGTCATTCTCTACGTCTCAAACATAACTCAAGGCGGAGAGCTTCTCTTCCCAAATTCAGAG GTGAAACTCAAAAGGAGTTGGTCAGACTGCTCAGAGCCCGGTAACATCTTAAGACCAGTAAAAGGAAACGCAATCTTGTTCTTCACCAGACACTTGAATGCGACTTTGGATCAGACGAGCACTCATTTTAGATGCCCTGTCCTGAAAGGGGAACTGCTGGTGGCGACGAAACTGATATACGCGAAGAAACAAGCAAGAAAGGATGAGGAGGAGAGTGGTGAGTGCAGTGATGAAGATGAGAGCTGTCCACGATGGGCTGAGCTTGGGGAATGCAAGAAAAACCCTGTCTATATGATTGGCTCTCCTGATTACTTTGGTACCTGCAGAAAAAGTTGTAACGCTTGTTGA
- the LOC106440852 gene encoding probable prolyl 4-hydroxylase 12 isoform X1, with protein sequence MASLSQIFLILIVISSSPFCSGGSRKELRDKDNIGESYIQSSYVVGSKSVDPRRVLQLSWQPRVFLYRGFLSEEECDHLAKETSEVKSGDGDGDGKTQLSSSDHVLDVPDPIVAGIEERISAWTFLPRGNLPLLFSLGRALFMSNVCNKFLLGQTACLCFSFDAHLAENSGPIKVRSYTMEKSDKKLDYFGEESSSVTHESLLATVILYVSNITQGGELLFPNSEVKLKRSWSDCSEPGNILRPVKGNAILFFTRHLNATLDQTSTHFRCPVLKGELLVATKLIYAKKQARKDEEESGECSDEDESCPRWAELGECKKNPVYMIGSPDYFGTCRKSCNAC encoded by the exons ATGGCTTCCCTTAGCCAAATCTTCCTTATTCTGATCGTTATCTCTTCTTCCCCTTTCTGCTCAGGCGGAAG TCGAAAGGAACTCCGAGATAAAGATAACATTGGTGAGAGTTACATACAGTCGAGTTATGTTGTTGGATCTAAGTCTGTGGACCCGAGACGTGTTCTTCAACTTTCATGGCAACCAAG GGTCTTCCTTTACCGTGGGTTCTTGTCAGAGGAAGAGTGTGATCATCTG GCGAAGGAAACTTCAGAGGTTAAATCAGgggatggtgatggtgatgggaAGACTCAACTTTCAAGTTCTGACCACGTCTTAGATGTGccg GACCCAATAGTTGCTGGGATTGAAGAAAGAATTTCTGCGTGGACTTTCCTCCCAAGAGGTAATTTACCTTTACTTTTCAGTCTCGGAAGGGCTCTTTTCATGAGTAATGTTTGTAATAAGTTTCTTCTTGGTCAAACTGCTTGCTTGTGTTTCTCTTTTGATGCACATCTTGCAGAAAACAGCGGTCCCATCAAGGTAAGAAGTTACACTATGGAGAAGTCAGACAAGAAGTTGGATTATTTTGGAGAAGAATCTAGCTCTGTGACGCATGAGTCTTTGTTGGCAACTGTCATTCTCTACGTCTCAAACATAACTCAAGGCGGAGAGCTTCTCTTCCCAAATTCAGAG GTGAAACTCAAAAGGAGTTGGTCAGACTGCTCAGAGCCCGGTAACATCTTAAGACCAGTAAAAGGAAACGCAATCTTGTTCTTCACCAGACACTTGAATGCGACTTTGGATCAGACGAGCACTCATTTTAGATGCCCTGTCCTGAAAGGGGAACTGCTGGTGGCGACGAAACTGATATACGCGAAGAAACAAGCAAGAAAGGATGAGGAGGAGAGTGGTGAGTGCAGTGATGAAGATGAGAGCTGTCCACGATGGGCTGAGCTTGGGGAATGCAAGAAAAACCCTGTCTATATGATTGGCTCTCCTGATTACTTTGGTACCTGCAGAAAAAGTTGTAACGCTTGTTGA
- the LOC106440852 gene encoding probable prolyl 4-hydroxylase 12 isoform X4 — MATKVRVFLYRGFLSEEECDHLAKETSEVKSGDGDGDGKTQLSSSDHVLDVPDPIVAGIEERISAWTFLPRENSGPIKVRSYTMEKSDKKLDYFGEESSSVTHESLLATVILYVSNITQGGELLFPNSEVKLKRSWSDCSEPGNILRPVKGNAILFFTRHLNATLDQTSTHFRCPVLKGELLVATKLIYAKKQARKDEEESGECSDEDESCPRWAELGECKKNPVYMIGSPDYFGTCRKSCNAC, encoded by the exons ATGGCAACCAAGGTCAG GGTCTTCCTTTACCGTGGGTTCTTGTCAGAGGAAGAGTGTGATCATCTG GCGAAGGAAACTTCAGAGGTTAAATCAGgggatggtgatggtgatgggaAGACTCAACTTTCAAGTTCTGACCACGTCTTAGATGTGccg GACCCAATAGTTGCTGGGATTGAAGAAAGAATTTCTGCGTGGACTTTCCTCCCAAGAG AAAACAGCGGTCCCATCAAGGTAAGAAGTTACACTATGGAGAAGTCAGACAAGAAGTTGGATTATTTTGGAGAAGAATCTAGCTCTGTGACGCATGAGTCTTTGTTGGCAACTGTCATTCTCTACGTCTCAAACATAACTCAAGGCGGAGAGCTTCTCTTCCCAAATTCAGAG GTGAAACTCAAAAGGAGTTGGTCAGACTGCTCAGAGCCCGGTAACATCTTAAGACCAGTAAAAGGAAACGCAATCTTGTTCTTCACCAGACACTTGAATGCGACTTTGGATCAGACGAGCACTCATTTTAGATGCCCTGTCCTGAAAGGGGAACTGCTGGTGGCGACGAAACTGATATACGCGAAGAAACAAGCAAGAAAGGATGAGGAGGAGAGTGGTGAGTGCAGTGATGAAGATGAGAGCTGTCCACGATGGGCTGAGCTTGGGGAATGCAAGAAAAACCCTGTCTATATGATTGGCTCTCCTGATTACTTTGGTACCTGCAGAAAAAGTTGTAACGCTTGTTGA
- the LOC106440852 gene encoding probable prolyl 4-hydroxylase 12 isoform X3, whose product MATKVRVFLYRGFLSEEECDHLAKETSEVKSGDGDGDGKTQLSSSDHVLDVPDPIVAGIEERISAWTFLPRGNLPLLFSLGRALFMSNVCNKFLLGQTACLCFSFDAHLAENSGPIKVRSYTMEKSDKKLDYFGEESSSVTHESLLATVILYVSNITQGGELLFPNSEVKLKRSWSDCSEPGNILRPVKGNAILFFTRHLNATLDQTSTHFRCPVLKGELLVATKLIYAKKQARKDEEESGECSDEDESCPRWAELGECKKNPVYMIGSPDYFGTCRKSCNAC is encoded by the exons ATGGCAACCAAGGTCAG GGTCTTCCTTTACCGTGGGTTCTTGTCAGAGGAAGAGTGTGATCATCTG GCGAAGGAAACTTCAGAGGTTAAATCAGgggatggtgatggtgatgggaAGACTCAACTTTCAAGTTCTGACCACGTCTTAGATGTGccg GACCCAATAGTTGCTGGGATTGAAGAAAGAATTTCTGCGTGGACTTTCCTCCCAAGAGGTAATTTACCTTTACTTTTCAGTCTCGGAAGGGCTCTTTTCATGAGTAATGTTTGTAATAAGTTTCTTCTTGGTCAAACTGCTTGCTTGTGTTTCTCTTTTGATGCACATCTTGCAGAAAACAGCGGTCCCATCAAGGTAAGAAGTTACACTATGGAGAAGTCAGACAAGAAGTTGGATTATTTTGGAGAAGAATCTAGCTCTGTGACGCATGAGTCTTTGTTGGCAACTGTCATTCTCTACGTCTCAAACATAACTCAAGGCGGAGAGCTTCTCTTCCCAAATTCAGAG GTGAAACTCAAAAGGAGTTGGTCAGACTGCTCAGAGCCCGGTAACATCTTAAGACCAGTAAAAGGAAACGCAATCTTGTTCTTCACCAGACACTTGAATGCGACTTTGGATCAGACGAGCACTCATTTTAGATGCCCTGTCCTGAAAGGGGAACTGCTGGTGGCGACGAAACTGATATACGCGAAGAAACAAGCAAGAAAGGATGAGGAGGAGAGTGGTGAGTGCAGTGATGAAGATGAGAGCTGTCCACGATGGGCTGAGCTTGGGGAATGCAAGAAAAACCCTGTCTATATGATTGGCTCTCCTGATTACTTTGGTACCTGCAGAAAAAGTTGTAACGCTTGTTGA